The Pirellulales bacterium genomic sequence CATCGTTTCGAGCGCGACGTTGCCCGTCAGGATGATCAGGTCGGCCCAGGAGATCTTGCGGCCATACTTCTGCTTGATGGGCCACAGCAGCCGGCGCGCCTTGTCGAGGCTGACATTGTCGGGCCAACTATTCAGCGCGGCAAAACGCTGCTGGCCGCGACCCCCGCCGCCACGGCCATCGCCCGTGCGGTATGTGCCTGCGCTGTGCCATGCCATGCGAATAAACAACGGACCGTAATGGCCGAAGTCGGCTGGCCACCAGCCCTGCGAATCGTTCATCAGTGCCGCGAGATCTTTCTTCACCGCGGCCAGGTCGAGGCTTTTGAACTCGGCGGCGTAGTTGAAGCCGTCTTCCATCGGATTCGACAGAGCGGAATGCTGGTGCAAGAGATCGAGCCTTAGCTCGTTGGGCCACCAACCGCGAATGGAATTGCCGCCGCCGGCGGTGTGTTGAAAGGGACTTGGAGCTTCGACGGACATCTGTGATCTTCCTTTCGCTACCTAGGCTGTTGAACAGCGCTATGTGTGTTGGCAATCGAAATATTTGTGTGGATCATCGCGGCTCGTTGGCGGGCGTTTGTCCGCGGACGTTACCGCAGGGGCCTAAGCATTGTTTCGTGCCATTCGTATCGACGGTCTGCGATGGTTGGAATCGTACCTCCCGGCAAGCAAAGCAGCAATCTGGGGTTTAGAAACACCATAACGGGTGTCCGATGAGAAGTTTGTGTTGATTCGATTAGCACGCTATGGATTCGCAAAAACTTGCCGAAGCGCAGGGGTTTCTGTTGCTAGTCGCCGATGACATCGGGATAATTACGATCGTGCGCACCGGGAACGGGCCATGCGAAAAGTTGCTGTCACTTTCAGAGTGGTGGCGATTAGAACTGTTCTGCGTATCTCGCTTGCTTCTCGGTGATGCGTTCGGCATTGACTCGCCTCTAGCTTGTGGAGAGATAACATGCCTGCGACCATCCACCGCCCTGCGACTGTATCGCGTAATGTTCGCCGTGTCTCCCCCTCGATCGTCGATCCTGCGAGCGCCGCGCCGTTCACGCTCGAACAAGAGCTCAAGCCCTTCGGCACTTGGGTCGGAAAGCCTATTTGGGTGCCGCCGAAGGAATCCGGCAAAACATTCGCCGAGACCATGCTGCGCGAGACGCGCCCGTTTGCCGCCAAAGACAAGCGTTGGGCCTCGGTCGTCAAGAAGCATCGTGGCGACTTCACGCAGGTGCGCGAGATCGAACTGTCTCAGGCTTCGATTCGACTTCCTAAAGGAAAGTTCTTCGTCACGGTAACCGAGCAAGAGCACTTCGACAAAATCACCGACACGATACCGAAGTGCGTGCAGACCCGGCTTGATGAGTTTTTGAGCGGGCCCGCCATGCAGCGGGGCGCGAAGGTCTATTACCTGAAGCCGCTGTGTGTCGAAATCGGCGACGAGCTGATCCTCACCACGCGTGAAGACCTGATGGCGGCGATTTCCAAGGTTCAGGACGACGTCTTTGCCGAGTACCGACGCGTGGCACGCTACCGCCGGCCGTTGCAAGCGATGGTGGCCGCCGCCAATCTTGGTTTGGCCCTGCCGCGCGGGGTGGTGAATTACGCTGTGGGCCGCAAGCAGCGGGCACTCGATGCATTCCAGGCCCATCTGGAATTCAAGCGCAGAAAACTTGCCCTGCGTACTGCCAAAACGTTTCGCAAGTGCCGCAGCGACGGCTGCACTTTCGACGAAGTGCTTGAGCTAACCAGTCCGCTCAATCGGATCGACGTGATCGATCAGTTCTGCATCGAGAATGATGTTTCTTCAGCCAAGCGCCGACAATTGTTGCTCATCGCCACAGGATCCATTCCTTGGTTCGTGGCGATGTCACTGACGATTTCGTTCATGGCGTCGATCGCCGTGGCTTCGTCGACACCGCCGATCATCGTGTGCGACCCGGCTTTCGTCGCCGAAATGCCGGGCTCGGGCGGGATGGTCCTGAAGATTGGCCACTTCGACGAGGTCGGCGGCATCACGCACGTCGAAATCTAGCGACGTATAGTCATCGCCCGCCGCGCGGAGACGGTTGCTCCGCGCAGGCGGGCTCCTAAAGCCAGGCTGACAGCGCTGTCGAAGCGAGACCGCTGACTAGGTTCCCTGCTGCCAGCTCTTCAGGGCCTCGATCGGGTGGACCAGCATCAGGGTGCTGAGGATCAGGCTATCGCGGATCCAGAAGACGAGCGTCAGTTCCGTGACAGCGAACAAGATCAACGAACCTGTCAGTCCGAGATACGACGCCAAAGCAAATCCGCTGCCACAGCTAATGACGTCGCCCAGCGAATTCGCGATCGAGTCTCCCTGGTAGCCGAGCGAAATGGTGGCGGTGCGATAACGCTCGATCACCATCGCCGAGTTCTCCAGCAACTCCCACGCGGCTTCCAGCGTCATTGCGCAGACAAAACGCCATGTGGTCGGCAGCCGGGGAACGCTCCAGGCCAACAGCCAATAGAAGACGACGCCGTGCAGCATGTGGGTAAAGCTGTACGGATCGAATAAATGCTGCGAGTTGTGCGAGCTCTGGATCTGTCCCGACCAGAGGAACGGCTCTCCACACGCGCACCACCAAGACCGCCCGTTGTGGTGCAGCAGGTAGCCGGCGGCAAGCAGGATCACGACCAGCGCCAGCCCTGGCCACAACCAGGCGCGCAAGCCCGCGGGTTGCGTGGTCGGTTGCTTTTCGACGTTCTCGCCAGACTTCGCTGAGGACTGCTCTGACATAAACGCGAGATCCGTGGGAATGTGCGTGCTGCGCTGTGGGAACGGTCGTGAATCGCACCGCCATCGTAACCTGTGGCCCTTGAAAAAGCGCGCTGCACGTGATGATTCCCGCTCGGCGGCGATCGGCAACAGTTGTGGCGTTCTTACCCACCTGTTGCCCTGCAGTTGGACCACTGCATGCCTGCCTGTGGGGCACTGCACTCCCCACACGACACGACGCGCGCTCGAAAACGCGTAGCGATCGCTAAACGTCGCTCGGTTCGTGGGTTGCGGCCGATTCCAGACGCGCGCGAGGTGCCTGGCATCGAATTTGTATTGTGCTCCCGTCATCACAAACGGCCCTCGCATTGCCAGGAGATTTTCGAAATGAGCAGCCCCCCTGAATCGCGCTCGTTGTTGGCGGAGTTTCTGGACAGTTTCCTGCAGGAACGAAACATCCGCTGGGTGCTCACCGCCGGACTGGCGATCTTGTTCGGCTCGTCCGTCATGCTTGTGACGAGCCATTGGCACGAGGCCGGCCCGGTTTGGAAGTACCTTGTTTTTCTGGGGTACACGGGCGTCGCCTTTGTCGTGGGGCAGTTCGTTTGTCCGAAGTTGGGGCTGGATCGGACGGCGACGATTCTTCTCGCACTGGTCGCGCTATTGCTGCCGGTGACTTTTGTCGCCTGGCGCTGGACCTGGCCCGGCGTCGATGGCGGCACGATGAGCAGGATCATTTCCGCCGCACTGCTGGTTGCGAACACGGCCCTGACGGCTTTTGCAGGGCGCGAGGTATTTCGGCGATTATTGCGAGGGGACCAACTCACGTTTCTCGCCAGTTATGTATTGCTGTGCGTCGTCGGAGCGGTGCTGCCCGCCTGCCCCAGCGGGCTTCTCCTGCCTGCCAGCGTGCTGCTATGGGGAGTGTTCACCGTCGGCAGCGTGAAAGTGAATCGCCACGTGTTCTGGTTGACCGAAGAGTTGCGACGGCCGCGCATCTTCGACTTTTTTCCTATCGCGCTACTGGCGGCACAGTTCGTAGGGCTGTTGGCCTTTTGCGTGGTGCCGTATGTGACTGTCGCCTGGCTGGGGCCAATCTGCGTGCTGGCCTCGTTGACGATCTTGCTCACGGCTGACACCGTGGCACGCGTCTTCGAGCAGCGCACGGGGGGCATCGTTTGGCCCTGGCCGGCGACGATTGCCGTACCGATGACGATCGGCTTGCTGGTTTGCGTCGGCGGAGTGTTGTTGGCATCGTCGGGAATAGCACAAGCGCACGATGCGCGGCCGCTGGTGGTTGCAGCCGCTTTGGCAGCATTTGTCATCGAGCGGGTGGCGCGACGCACGAACCACGCGTCGTTCGTCTATGCGACATTGCTGCTGGCGACAGTGGCCTATAACTTTCTGCCGTCATTCGCGCTCGAAACGGCGCGCCATGTCATTACCCAATCGGCTCACGCCGTTCAAGAGCCTCGATTGCCGTTGGCCTTTTACGGCTTCACCTATCTGCCGCTGATTGGCGGGCTGCTGGTCATCGGAGCCATGGCCAAGAGGCGAGGCGACGCTTTGTTCGCGGCGCCTATCGAACGATACGTCGCGCTGCTTTCCTGGTTGTTGCTCGGCCTGGGCACAACGCACGTCAAGGCGCTGGCCGGCGTCGGCCTGGCCATGACAGCCGTGTTCGCCGTACACGAGCGCCTATTCCGCTCGCAGGGGGGCATGGTCGGGACGATCATCGCCTGGCTGGTGTGCTGTGCCGGTGTGGTTCCCTTGGTCAGCGCCGTGGGCGATGTTGCGGTGCCGCAGGTAGCGCACTTTCTGGTGTTCGCGGGGGGAGCAGCCGTTTTGTTCGCGGTGGGCGCGTGGCGCCGTCGCGTATGGGGAAATGAACCACTCCATTATGAACTGGCCAGCCTGACCGTTTCGCTGGCGATGGCGATTGTCTTTCCGCTGTTTGCTGTGGCGGCCGATTTGGCAG encodes the following:
- a CDS encoding DUF2585 family protein; the encoded protein is MSEQSSAKSGENVEKQPTTQPAGLRAWLWPGLALVVILLAAGYLLHHNGRSWWCACGEPFLWSGQIQSSHNSQHLFDPYSFTHMLHGVVFYWLLAWSVPRLPTTWRFVCAMTLEAAWELLENSAMVIERYRTATISLGYQGDSIANSLGDVISCGSGFALASYLGLTGSLILFAVTELTLVFWIRDSLILSTLMLVHPIEALKSWQQGT